A DNA window from Hevea brasiliensis isolate MT/VB/25A 57/8 chromosome 2, ASM3005281v1, whole genome shotgun sequence contains the following coding sequences:
- the LOC110632564 gene encoding uncharacterized protein LOC110632564 gives MIACYCSLVQLSSPIHERCLPRSPNPGKPSFALTFTTHTTNSSRFITRVLQQGVEVVSPENVSLPSPVIDTKEDKEVNGLVPGGTVSEDKTLVSSTRVKKKRPDEDSFENRFKLRNGREVFEEKAYLVGVEQKGVKVNSFGIEESLKELAQLADTAGLMVVGSTYQKLSTPNPRTYIGSGKVAEIKSAIHAMDIETVIFDDELSPGQLRNLEKTFGGDVRVCDRTALILDIFDQRAATHEASLQVALAQMEYQLPRLTKMWTHLERQAGGKVKGMGEKQIEVDKRILRTQIGVLKKELESVRKHRKQYRNRRVSVPVPVVSLVGYTNAGKSTLLNQLTGADVLAEDRLFATLDPTTRRVQMKNGNEFLLTDTVGFIQKLPTALVAAFRATLEEISESSLLVHVVDISHPLAEQQIDAVDRVLSELDVSSIPKLMVWNKVDRVGDPAKIKLEAEKRQDIVCISALNGDGLQDFCIAVQEILKDSMVWVEALIPFEKGDLLSTIHQVGMVDRTEYVENGTLVKAYVPLRFARLLTPMRQLCKA, from the exons ATGATTGCGTGCTATTGCTCTCTGGTTCAACTCTCTTCTCCTATTCACGAGCGATGTTTACCGAGGAGTCCAAACCCTGGCAAACCGAGTTTCGCCCTTACTTTCACTACGCACACTACGAATTCGTCCAGATTTATCACCAGAGTTCTCCAACAAGGAGTTGAAGTTGTATCCCCTGAGAATGTGTCCTTGCCAAGTCCAGTAATCGATACGAAAGAGGATAAAGAGGTCAATGGCCTCGTTCCTGGAGGCACCGTATCAGAAGATAAGACCTTAGTTTCTTCAACCAGAGTTAAGAAGAAGAGACCAGACGAAGATAGTTTCGAGAATAGATTCAAGCTTCGAAATGGAAGGGAG gtatttgaagaaaaaGCCTACCTCGTGGGTGTTGAGCAGAAAGGTGTTAAAGTGAATTCTTTTGGTATTGAGGAATCGCTTAAGGAATTGGCTCAGCTTGCTGATACCGCTGGCCTGATGGTTGTTGGCTCAACTTATCAAAA ACTGAGTACTCCAAACCCAAGGACATATATTGGATCTGGGAAAGTTGCAGAAATTAAGAGTGCAATACATGCAATGGATATTGAGACTGTCATATTTGATGATGAGCTTTCTCCAGG GCAACTGCGCAACTTGGAAAAGACTTTTGGTGGAGATGTTAGAGTATGCGATCGCACTGCCCTTATCCTGGATATCTTTGACCAGCGAGCAGCAACACATGAAGCATCTTTGCAG GTTGCATTGGCACAAATGGAATACCAGTTACCTCGATTAACTAAAATGTGGACTCATCTTGAGCGCCAAGCAGGAGGAAAGGTCAAGGGTATGGGTGAGAAACAAATTGAAGTGGACAAGCGTATCCTACGCACTCAA ATTGGTGTTCTTAAAAAAGAGCTAGAATCTGTTAGAAAACATAGAAAGCAGTACAGGAACAGACGTGTTTCTGTACCTGTCCCTGTAGTATCTTTG GTTGGCTATACAAATGCTGGAAAGAGCACACTTTTAAATCAGTTGACTGGAGCTGATGTTCTTGCTGAAGATCGTTTATTTGCGACCCTTGATCCGACCACAAGAAGGGTTCAG ATGAAGAATGGGAATGAGTTTCTTCTCACAGATACTGTTGGTTTCATCCAGAAGTTGCCAACTGCACTG GTTGCTGCCTTCAGAGCAACATTGGAGGAGATATCAGAATCATCGCTTTTGGTTCATGTGGTAGACATCAg TCATCCACTAGCAGAGCAACAGATAGATGCAGTGGACAGAGTTCTGTCAGAACTGGATGTGTCATCAATTCCAAAGTTGATGGTTTGGAATAAG GTTGATAGGGTTGGTGATCCTGCAAAAATAAAATTGGAAGCAGAGAAAAGGCAAGATATTGTTTGCATATCTGCTTTAAATGGTGATGGCCTGCAAGATTTCTGCATTGCAGTTCAGGAAATATTGAAG GATTCTATGGTATGGGTGGAAGCTTTGATCCCATTTGAGAAAGGCGATCTTCTCAGTACCATTCACCAGGTTGGAATGGTAGATAGAACT GAATATGTGGAGAATGGGACATTGGTCAAGGCATATGTCCCTCTTCGTTTTGCAAGACTGCTCACTCCTATGAGACAGCTTTGTAAAGCTTAA
- the LOC110632574 gene encoding LOW QUALITY PROTEIN: peroxidase 9 (The sequence of the model RefSeq protein was modified relative to this genomic sequence to represent the inferred CDS: inserted 1 base in 1 codon), whose protein sequence is MALPKVAFGFIVMSVLSFTSSLAYPGFFRWGGTGPAGGGSFGLFPEFYQFSCPQANEVVMSVLKKAIAKEPRMAASLLRLHFHDCFVQGCDASVLLDDSATIVSEKNSAPNRNSIRGFEVIDEIKTKLEEACPQIVSCADILALAARGSTVLTGGPYWELPLGRRDSRAXSLSGANTNIPPPNSTVQNLITFFKRQGLNKVDLVALSGGHTIGVARCVTFKQRLYNQNGQNQPDETLEKTYYLGLKSVCPRSGGDNNISPLDFSSPVKFDNSYFKLILSGKVLLTSDVVLFTGNIGDAMELVRSYAEDEGLFFHQFAKSMVKMGNINPLTGFHGEIRKNCRRVN, encoded by the exons ATGGCTCTCCCGAAGGTTGCTTTCGGTTTCATTGTAATGAGTGTTCTATCATTCACTAGCTCCCTAGCTTACCCTGGTTTCTTTCGTTGGGGTGGTACTGGCCCTGCAGGCGGTGGCTCTTTTGGTCTGTTTCCTGAATTTTATCAGTTTTCATGCCCTCAAGCCAATGAAGTTGTCATGTCTGTCCTGAAGAAGGCGATTGCAAAGGAGCCTAGGATGGCTGCCTCATTGCTAAGGCTTCATTTTCATGATTGCTTTGTGCAG GGCTGTGATGCGTCAGTGTTGTTGGACGATAGTGCAACAATAGTGAGTGAAAAGAATTCTGCACCAAACAGGAACTCCATTAGAGGATTTGAAGTGATTGATGAAATCAAGACCAAGTTAGAAGAAGCATGCCCTCAGATTGTCTCATGTGCTGATATACTTGCCTTGGCCGCTCGTGGCTCCACTGTACTA ACTGGCGGACCTTATTGGGAGCTTCCACTTGGAAGAAGAGACTCCAGGG GCAGTCTCAGTGGCGCTAACACCAACATTCCACCACCCAACTCCACCGTCCAAAACCTGATAACATTTTTCAAGCGTCAGGGCCTTAATAAGGTTGATCTTGTTGCACTCTCAG GAGGCCATACAATTGGGGTGGCAAGATGTGTGACCTTCAAGCAGAGGCTGTACAATCAAAATGGGCAAAACCAACCTGATGAGACTCTAGAGAAAACCTACTACTTAGGGTTGAAGTCAGTTTGCCCAAGATCAGGTGGTGACAATAACATCTCCCCCTTGGACTTTTCCTCTCCTGTAAAATTTGACAACAGCTACTTCAAGCTTATTCTGAGTGGTAAAGTGCTTCTCACTTCCGACGTAGTGCTTTTCACAGGGAACATTGGGGACGCTATGGAATTGGTTAGAAGCTATGCTGAGGATGAGGGCCTCTTCTTTCATCAATTTGCCAAGTCAATGGTCAAGATGGGAAACATCAATCCTCTGACTGGTTTTCATGGTGAAATTAGGAAGAATTGTCGCCGTGTTAACTAA